In Carya illinoinensis chloroplast, complete genome, one DNA window encodes the following:
- the psbD gene encoding photosystem II protein D2, which translates to MTIALGKFTKDENDLFDIMDDWLRRDRFVFVGWSGLLLFPCAYFALGGWFTGTTFVTSWYTHGLASSYLEGCNFLTAAVSTPANSLAHSLLLLWGPEAQGDFTRWCQLGGLWTFVALHGAFGLIGFMLRQFELARSVQLRPYNAIAFSAPIAVFVSVFLIYPLGQSGWFFAPSFGVAAIFRFILFFQGFHNWTLNPFHMMGVAGVLGAALLCAIHGATVENTLFEDGDGANTFRAFNPTQAEETYSMVTANRFWSQIFGVAFSNKRWLHFFMLFVPVTGLWMSALGVVGLALNLRAYDFVSQEIRAAEDPEFETFYTKNILLNEGIRAWMAAQDQPHENLIFPEEVLPRGNAL; encoded by the coding sequence ATGACTATAGCCCTTGGTAAATTTACCAAAGACGAAAATGATTTATTTGATATTATGGATGACTGGTTACGGAGGGACCGTTTCGTTTTTGTAGGTTGGTCCGGTCTATTACTCTTTCCTTGTGCCTATTTTGCCTTAGGGGGTTGGTTTACAGGTACAACCTTTGTAACTTCATGGTATACACACGGATTGGCGAGTTCCTATTTGGAAGGCTGCAACTTCTTAACCGCGGCAGTTTCTACTCCTGCTAATAGTTTAGCACACTCTTTGTTGTTACTATGGGGTCCAGAAGCACAAGGAGATTTTACTCGTTGGTGTCAATTAGGCGGTCTGTGGACTTTTGTTGCTCTCCACGGTGCTTTTGGACTAATAGGTTTCATGTTACGTCAATTTGAACTTGCTCGATCTGTTCAATTGCGACCTTATAATGCAATCGCATTCTCTGCTCCAATTGCTGTTTTTGTTTCTGTATTCCTGATTTATCCACTAGGTCAGTCGGGTTGGTTCTTTGCGCCTAGCTTTGGTGTAGCAGCTATATTTCGATTCATCCTCTTTTTCCAAGGGTTTCATAATTGGACATTGAACCCATTTCATATGATGGGGGTTGCTGGTGTATTGGGCGCTGCTCTGCTATGCGCTATTCATGGTGCTACCGTAGAAAATACTTTATTTGAAGATGGTGATGGTGCAAATACATTCCGTGCTTTTAACCCAACTCAAGCTGAAGAAACTTATTCAATGGTCACCGCTAACCGCTTTTGGTCCCAAATCTTTGGGGTTGCTTTTTCCAATAAACGTTGGTTACATTTCTTTATGTTATTTGTACCAGTAACCGGTTTATGGATGAGTGCTCTTGGAGTAGTCGGTCTGGCTCTGAACCTACGCGCCTATGACTTCGTTTCTCAGGAAATCCGTGCAGCAGAAGATCCTGAATTTGAGACTTTCTACACAAAAAATATTCTTTTAAATGAAGGTATTCGTGCTTGGATGGCGGCTCAAGATCAGCCTCATGAAAACCTTATATTCCCTGAGGAGGTTCTACCCCGTGGAAACGCTCTTTAA
- the psbC gene encoding photosystem II 44 kDa protein: MKVFVLGWRLKISLMKTLYSLRRFYPVETLFNGTLALAGRDQETTGFAWWAGNARLINLSGKLLGAHVAHAGLIVFWAGAMNLFEVAHFVPEKPMYEQGLILLPHLATLGWGVGPGGEVIDTFPYFVSGVLHLISSAVLGFGGIYHALLGPETLEESFPFFGYVWKDRNKMTTILGIHLILLGIGAFLLVFKALYFGGVYDTWAPGGGDVRKITNLTLSPSVIFGYLLKSPFGGEGWIVSVDDLEDIIGGHVWLGSICILGGIWHILTKPFAWARRALVWSGEAYLSYSLGALAVFGFIACCFVWFNNTAYPSEFYGPTGPEASQAQAFTFLVRDQRLGANVGSAQGPTGLGKYLMRSPTGEVIFGGETMRFWDLRAPWLEPLRGPNGLDLSRLKKDIQPWQERRSAEYMTHAPLGSLNSVGGVATEINAVNYVSPRSWLATSHFVLGFFLFVGHLWHAGRARAAAAGFEKGIDRDFEPVLSMTPLN; the protein is encoded by the coding sequence ATGAAGGTATTCGTGCTTGGATGGCGGCTCAAGATCAGCCTCATGAAAACCTTATATTCCCTGAGGAGGTTCTACCCCGTGGAAACGCTCTTTAATGGAACTTTAGCCTTAGCCGGTCGTGACCAAGAAACCACCGGTTTCGCTTGGTGGGCCGGGAATGCCCGGCTTATCAATTTATCCGGTAAATTACTGGGAGCTCATGTAGCCCATGCCGGATTAATAGTATTCTGGGCCGGAGCAATGAACCTATTTGAAGTGGCTCATTTCGTACCAGAAAAGCCCATGTATGAACAAGGATTAATTTTACTTCCCCACCTAGCTACTCTAGGTTGGGGGGTAGGTCCTGGTGGGGAAGTTATAGATACCTTTCCATACTTTGTATCTGGAGTACTTCACTTAATTTCCTCTGCAGTATTGGGCTTTGGCGGTATTTATCATGCACTTCTGGGACCCGAGACTCTTGAAGAATCTTTTCCATTCTTCGGTTATGTATGGAAAGATAGAAATAAAATGACTACAATTTTGGGTATTCACTTAATTTTGTTAGGTATAGGTGCTTTTCTTCTAGTATTCAAGGCTCTTTATTTTGGAGGTGTATATGATACCTGGGCTCCAGGAGGGGGAGATGTAAGAAAAATTACCAACTTGACCCTTAGCCCAAGTGTTATATTTGGTTATTTACTAAAATCTCCCTTTGGAGGAGAGGGATGGATTGTTAGTGTGGACGATTTGGAAGATATAATTGGAGGGCATGTATGGTTAGGTTCCATTTGTATACTTGGTGGAATCTGGCATATCTTAACCAAACCTTTTGCATGGGCGCGCCGTGCACTTGTATGGTCTGGAGAGGCTTACTTGTCTTATAGTTTAGGTGCTTTAGCTGTTTTTGGTTTTATTGCTTGTTGCTTTGTTTGGTTCAATAATACCGCTTATCCTAGTGAGTTTTACGGGCCCACTGGACCAGAAGCTTCTCAAGCTCAAGCATTTACTTTTCTAGTTAGAGACCAACGTCTTGGGGCTAACGTGGGATCCGCCCAAGGACCTACCGGTTTAGGTAAATATCTAATGCGTTCGCCGACTGGAGAAGTCATCTTTGGGGGAGAAACTATGCGTTTTTGGGATTTGCGTGCTCCTTGGTTAGAACCCCTAAGAGGTCCCAATGGTTTGGACTTGAGTCGGCTAAAAAAAGACATACAACCTTGGCAAGAACGGCGTTCCGCAGAATATATGACTCATGCTCCTTTAGGTTCTTTAAATTCCGTGGGTGGCGTAGCTACCGAGATCAATGCAGTCAATTATGTCTCTCCGAGAAGTTGGTTAGCTACCTCTCATTTTGTTCTAGGATTCTTCCTATTCGTAGGTCATTTATGGCATGCAGGAAGAGCTCGTGCGGCTGCAGCAGGATTTGAAAAAGGAATTGATCGTGATTTTGAACCTGTTCTTTCCATGACTCCTCTTAACTAA
- the psbZ gene encoding photosystem II protein Z: MTIAFQLAVFALIATSSILLISVPVVFASPDGWSSNKNVVFSGTSLWIGLVFLVGILNSLIS, from the coding sequence ATGACTATTGCTTTCCAATTGGCTGTTTTTGCGTTAATTGCTACTTCATCAATCTTACTGATTAGTGTACCCGTTGTATTTGCTTCTCCTGATGGTTGGTCGAGTAACAAAAATGTTGTATTTTCCGGTACATCATTATGGATTGGATTAGTCTTTCTGGTGGGTATCCTTAATTCTCTCATTTCTTGA
- the rps14 gene encoding ribosomal protein S14: MARKSLIQREKKRQKLEQKYHLIRRSPKKEISKVPLLSDKWEIHGKLQSPPRNSAPTRLHRRCFSTGRPRANYRDFGLSGHILCEMVHACLLPGATRSSW, encoded by the coding sequence ATGGCAAGAAAAAGTTTAATTCAGAGGGAGAAGAAGAGGCAAAAATTGGAACAAAAATATCATTTGATTCGTAGATCCCCCAAAAAAGAAATAAGTAAAGTTCCATTGTTGAGTGATAAATGGGAAATTCATGGAAAGTTACAATCCCCACCGCGTAATAGTGCACCTACACGTCTTCATCGACGTTGCTTTTCAACCGGAAGGCCGAGAGCTAACTATCGAGACTTTGGGTTATCCGGACACATACTTTGTGAAATGGTTCATGCATGTTTGTTGCCCGGGGCAACAAGATCAAGTTGGTAA
- the psaB gene encoding photosystem I P700 chlorophyll a apoprotein A2, which produces MALRFPRFSQGLAQDPTTRRIWFGIATAHDFESHDDITEERLYQNIFASHFGQLAIIFLWTSGNLFHVAWQGNFETWVQDPLHVRPIAHAIWDPHFGQPAVEAFTRGGALGPVNIAYSGVYQWWYTIGLRTNGDLYTGALFLLFLSAISLIAGWLHLQPKWKPSVSWFKNAESRLNHHLSGLFGVSSLAWTGHLVHVAIPGSRGEYVRWNNFLEVLPHPQGLGPLFTGQWNLYAQNPDSGSHLFGTSQGAGTAILTLLGGFHPQTQSLWLTDIAHHHLAIAFIFLVAGHMYRTNFGIGHSIKDLLEAHIPPGGRLGRGHQGLYDTINNSIHFQLGLALASLGVITSLVAQHMYSLPAYAFIAQDFTTQAALYTHHQYIAGFIMTGAFAHGAIFFIRDYNPEQNEDNVLARMLDHKEAIISHLSWASLFLGFHTLGLYVHNDVMLAFGTPEKQILIEPIFAQWIQSAHGKTLYGFDVLLSSTTGPAFNAGRSIWLPGWLNAINENSNSLFLTIGPGDFLVHHAIALGLHTTTLILVKGALDARGSKLMPDKKDFGYSFPCDGPGRGGTCDISAWDAFYLAVFWMLNTIGWVTFYWHWKHITLWQGNVSQFNESSTYLMGWLRDYLWLNSSQLINGYNPFGMNSLSVWAWMFLFGHLVWATGFMFLISWRGYWQELIETLAWAHERTPLANLIRWRDKPVALSIVQARLVGLAHFSVGYIFTYAAFLIASTSGKFG; this is translated from the coding sequence ATGGCATTAAGATTTCCAAGGTTTAGCCAAGGCTTAGCTCAGGACCCCACTACTCGTCGTATTTGGTTTGGTATTGCTACCGCACATGACTTTGAAAGTCATGATGATATTACTGAGGAACGTCTTTATCAGAATATTTTTGCTTCGCATTTCGGGCAATTAGCAATAATTTTTCTGTGGACTTCCGGAAATCTGTTTCATGTAGCTTGGCAAGGAAATTTTGAGACATGGGTACAGGACCCTTTACATGTAAGACCCATTGCTCATGCAATTTGGGATCCTCATTTTGGTCAACCGGCTGTGGAAGCTTTTACTCGAGGGGGTGCTCTTGGACCAGTAAATATCGCTTATTCTGGTGTTTATCAGTGGTGGTATACAATCGGTTTACGGACTAATGGAGATCTTTATACTGGAGCTCTTTTTCTATTATTTCTTTCTGCCATATCTTTAATAGCGGGCTGGTTACACCTACAACCAAAATGGAAACCGAGCGTTTCGTGGTTTAAAAATGCCGAATCCCGTCTCAATCATCATTTGTCAGGACTATTCGGAGTAAGTTCCTTGGCTTGGACAGGACATTTAGTCCATGTCGCTATTCCTGGATCCAGAGGGGAATACGTTCGATGGAATAATTTCTTAGAGGTATTACCGCATCCCCAAGGATTAGGCCCACTTTTTACAGGTCAGTGGAATCTTTATGCACAAAACCCCGATTCGGGTAGTCATTTATTTGGTACTTCCCAAGGCGCAGGAACTGCCATTCTAACCCTTCTCGGGGGATTTCATCCGCAAACGCAAAGTTTATGGCTAACCGATATTGCTCATCATCATTTAGCTATTGCATTTATTTTTCTCGTTGCTGGTCATATGTATAGAACTAACTTCGGTATTGGGCACAGTATAAAAGATCTTTTAGAAGCGCATATTCCTCCGGGGGGGCGATTGGGACGTGGACATCAAGGTCTTTATGACACAATCAATAATTCGATTCATTTTCAATTAGGCCTTGCTCTAGCCTCTTTAGGGGTTATTACTTCCTTGGTAGCTCAACATATGTATTCTTTACCTGCTTATGCGTTCATAGCCCAAGACTTTACTACTCAAGCTGCGTTATATACGCATCACCAATACATTGCAGGATTCATTATGACAGGAGCTTTTGCTCATGGAGCTATATTTTTTATTAGAGATTACAATCCGGAACAAAATGAGGATAATGTATTGGCAAGAATGTTAGATCATAAGGAAGCTATCATATCCCATTTAAGTTGGGCCAGCCTTTTTTTGGGATTCCATACTTTGGGACTTTATGTTCATAATGATGTCATGCTTGCTTTTGGTACTCCGGAGAAACAAATCTTGATCGAACCTATATTTGCCCAATGGATACAATCTGCTCATGGTAAAACTTTATATGGGTTCGATGTACTTTTATCTTCAACGACCGGCCCAGCGTTCAATGCGGGTCGAAGCATATGGTTGCCCGGTTGGTTAAATGCAATTAATGAGAATAGTAATTCACTATTCTTAACAATCGGGCCTGGAGACTTCTTGGTTCATCATGCTATTGCTCTAGGTTTACATACAACTACATTGATCTTAGTAAAAGGTGCTTTAGATGCACGTGGCTCCAAGTTAATGCCAGATAAAAAGGATTTTGGTTATAGTTTTCCTTGCGATGGTCCGGGACGAGGCGGTACTTGTGATATTTCGGCTTGGGACGCATTTTATTTGGCAGTTTTCTGGATGTTAAATACCATTGGATGGGTTACTTTTTATTGGCATTGGAAGCACATCACATTATGGCAGGGTAACGTTTCACAGTTTAATGAATCTTCCACTTATTTGATGGGATGGTTAAGAGATTATCTATGGTTAAACTCTTCACAACTTATCAATGGATATAACCCTTTTGGTATGAATAGTTTATCAGTCTGGGCGTGGATGTTCTTATTTGGACATCTTGTTTGGGCTACTGGATTTATGTTCTTAATTTCCTGGCGTGGATATTGGCAAGAATTGATTGAAACTTTAGCGTGGGCTCATGAACGCACACCTTTGGCTAATTTGATTCGATGGAGAGATAAACCAGTGGCTCTTTCCATTGTGCAAGCAAGATTGGTTGGATTAGCCCACTTTTCTGTAGGTTATATATTCACTTACGCGGCTTTCTTGATTGCCTCTACATCGGGCAAATTTGGTTAA
- the psaA gene encoding photosystem I P700 chlorophyll a apoprotein A1, with amino-acid sequence MIIRSPEPEVKILVDRDPIKTSFEQWARPGHFSRTIAKGPDTTTWIWNLHADAHDFDSHTSDLEEISRKVFSAHFGQLSIIFLWLSGMYFHGARFSNYEAWLSDPTHIGPSAQVVWPIVGQEILNGDVGGGFRGIQITSGFFQIWRASGITSELQLYCTAIGALVFAALMLFAGWFHYHKAAPKLAWFQDVESMLNHHLAGLLGLGSLSWAGHQVHVSLPINQFLNAGVDPKEIPLPHEFILNRDLLAQLYPSFAEGATPFFTLNWSKYAEFLTFRGGLDPVTGGLWLTDIAHHHLAIAILFLIAGHMYRTNWGIGHGIKDILEAHKGPFTGQGHKGLYEILTTSWHAQLSINLAMLGSLTIVVAHHMYSMPPYPYLATDYGTQLSLFTHHMWIGGFLIVGAAAHAAIFMVRDYDPTTRYNDLLDRVLRHRDAIISHLNWVCIFLGFHSFGLYIHNDTMSALGRPQDMFSDTAIQLQPVFAQWIQNTHALAPGATAPGATTSTSLTWGGADLVAVGGKVALLPIPLGTADFLVHHIHAFTIHVTVLILLKGVLFARSSRLIPDKANLGFRFPCDGPGRGGTCQVSAWDHVFLGLFWMYNAISVVIFHFSWKMQSDVWGSISDQGVVTHITGGNFAQSSITINGWLRDFLWAQASQVIQSYGSSLSAYGLFFLGAHFVWAFSLMFLFSGRGYWQELIESIVWAHNKLKVAPATQPRALSIVQGRAVGVTHYLLGGIATTWAFFLARIIAVG; translated from the coding sequence ATGATTATTCGTTCGCCGGAACCAGAAGTCAAAATTTTGGTAGATAGGGATCCCATAAAAACTTCTTTCGAGCAATGGGCCAGACCCGGTCATTTCTCAAGAACAATAGCTAAAGGGCCTGATACTACTACTTGGATCTGGAACCTACATGCTGATGCTCACGATTTTGATAGCCATACTAGCGATTTGGAGGAGATATCTCGAAAAGTATTTAGTGCCCATTTCGGACAACTTTCCATCATCTTTCTTTGGCTGAGTGGCATGTATTTCCACGGTGCTCGTTTTTCCAATTATGAAGCATGGTTAAGTGATCCTACTCACATTGGACCTAGTGCCCAGGTGGTTTGGCCAATAGTGGGCCAAGAAATATTGAATGGTGATGTAGGCGGGGGTTTCCGAGGAATACAAATAACCTCTGGTTTTTTTCAGATTTGGCGAGCATCTGGAATAACTAGTGAATTACAATTATATTGTACCGCAATTGGTGCATTGGTCTTTGCAGCTTTAATGCTTTTTGCTGGTTGGTTCCATTACCACAAAGCTGCTCCAAAATTGGCTTGGTTCCAAGATGTAGAATCTATGTTGAATCACCATTTAGCAGGGCTACTAGGACTTGGGTCTCTTTCTTGGGCGGGGCATCAAGTACATGTATCTTTACCCATTAACCAATTTCTAAATGCTGGAGTAGATCCTAAAGAAATCCCACTTCCTCATGAATTTATCTTGAATCGGGATCTTTTGGCTCAACTTTATCCCAGTTTTGCTGAGGGAGCAACCCCATTTTTCACCTTGAATTGGTCAAAATATGCGGAATTTCTTACTTTTCGTGGAGGATTAGATCCAGTAACTGGGGGTTTATGGCTAACCGATATTGCACACCATCATTTAGCTATTGCAATTCTTTTCCTGATAGCGGGTCACATGTATAGGACCAACTGGGGCATTGGTCATGGTATAAAAGATATTTTAGAGGCTCATAAAGGTCCATTTACAGGCCAGGGCCATAAAGGCCTATATGAGATCCTAACAACGTCATGGCATGCTCAATTATCTATTAACCTAGCCATGTTAGGCTCTTTAACCATTGTTGTAGCTCACCATATGTATTCGATGCCCCCTTATCCATATCTAGCGACTGACTATGGTACTCAATTATCGTTGTTCACACATCACATGTGGATTGGTGGATTTCTCATAGTTGGTGCTGCCGCGCATGCAGCCATTTTTATGGTAAGAGACTATGATCCAACTACTCGATACAACGACCTCTTAGATCGTGTACTTAGGCATCGCGATGCAATCATATCACATCTCAACTGGGTATGTATATTTTTAGGCTTTCACAGTTTTGGTTTGTATATTCATAATGATACCATGAGCGCTTTAGGGCGTCCCCAAGATATGTTTTCAGATACCGCTATACAATTACAACCTGTTTTTGCTCAATGGATACAAAACACCCATGCTTTAGCACCCGGTGCAACAGCCCCTGGTGCAACAACAAGCACCAGTTTGACTTGGGGGGGTGCTGATTTAGTGGCAGTGGGCGGAAAAGTTGCTTTGTTACCTATTCCATTAGGAACCGCAGATTTTTTGGTACATCACATTCATGCATTTACAATTCATGTGACGGTATTGATACTCCTGAAAGGAGTTCTATTTGCTCGTAGCTCGCGTTTGATACCGGATAAAGCAAATCTTGGTTTTCGTTTCCCTTGTGATGGACCTGGAAGAGGGGGGACATGCCAAGTATCCGCTTGGGATCATGTCTTTTTAGGGCTATTCTGGATGTATAATGCAATTTCGGTAGTCATTTTCCATTTCAGTTGGAAAATGCAGTCAGATGTTTGGGGTAGTATAAGTGATCAAGGGGTAGTAACTCATATCACGGGAGGAAACTTTGCGCAGAGTTCCATTACTATTAATGGGTGGCTCCGCGATTTCTTATGGGCACAGGCATCTCAGGTAATTCAGTCTTATGGTTCTTCATTATCTGCATATGGCCTTTTTTTCCTAGGTGCTCATTTTGTATGGGCTTTTAGTTTAATGTTTCTATTCAGCGGACGTGGTTATTGGCAAGAACTTATTGAATCCATCGTTTGGGCTCATAATAAATTAAAAGTTGCTCCTGCTACTCAGCCCAGAGCCTTGAGCATTGTCCAAGGCCGTGCTGTAGGAGTAACTCATTACCTTCTGGGTGGAATTGCCACAACATGGGCATTCTTCTTAGCAAGAATTATTGCAGTAGGATAA
- the ycf3 gene encoding photosystem I assembly protein Ycf3 yields the protein MPRSRINGNFIDKTFSIVANILLRIIPTTSGEKEAFTYYRDGMSAQSEGNYAEALQNYYEAMRLEIDPYDRSYILYNIGLIHTRNGEHTKALEYYFRALERNPFLPQALNNMAVICHYDRGEQAIRQGDSEIAEAWFDQAAEYWKQAIALTPGNYIEAQNWLKITRRFE from the exons ATGCCCAGATCTCGGATAAACGGAAATTTTATTGATAAGACCTTTTCAATTGTAGCCAATATCTTATTACGAATAATTCCGACAACTTCAGGAGAAAAAGAGGCATTCACCTATTACAGAGATGGT ATGTCGGCTCAATCCGAAGGAAATTATGCGGAAGCTTTACAGAATTATTATGAAGCTATGCGACTAGAAATTGACCCCTATGATAGAAGTTATATACTCTATAACATAGGCCTTATCCACACAAGGAATGGAGAACATACGAAAGCTTTGGAATATTATTTTAGGGCATTAGAACGAAACCCTTTCTTACCACAAGCTTTAAATAATATGGCCGTGATCTGTCATTAC GACCGGGGAGAACAGGCCATTCGACAGGGAGATTCTGAAATTGCAGAGGCTTGGTTCGATCAAGCCGCTGAGTATTGGAAACAAGCTATAGCGCTTACTCCAGGTAATTATATTGAAGCACAGAATTGGTTGAAGATCACAAGGCGTTTCGAATAA
- the rps4 gene encoding ribosomal protein S4 translates to MSRYRGPRFKKVRRLGALPGLTSKRPKAGSDLRNQSRSSKKSQYRIRLEEKQKLRFHYGLTERQLLKYVRIAGKAKGSTGQVLLQLLEMRLDNILFRLGMASTIPQARQLVNHRHILVNGRIVDIPSYRCKPQDIITARDEQKSRALIQNYLDSSPREELPKHLTLHPFQYKGLVNQIIDSKWVGLKINELLVVEYYSRQT, encoded by the coding sequence ATGTCGCGTTACAGAGGGCCTCGTTTCAAAAAAGTACGCCGTCTGGGGGCTTTACCGGGACTAACTAGTAAAAGGCCTAAAGCCGGAAGCGACCTTAGAAACCAATCACGTTCCAGTAAAAAATCTCAATATCGTATTCGTTTGGAAGAAAAACAAAAATTGCGTTTTCATTATGGTCTTACAGAACGACAATTACTTAAATACGTTCGTATTGCCGGAAAAGCCAAAGGGTCAACAGGTCAGGTTTTACTACAATTACTTGAAATGCGTTTGGATAACATCCTTTTTCGATTGGGTATGGCTTCAACTATTCCCCAAGCCCGCCAATTAGTTAACCATAGACATATTTTAGTTAATGGTCGAATAGTAGATATACCAAGTTATCGCTGCAAACCCCAAGATATTATTACAGCGAGGGATGAACAAAAATCTAGAGCTCTGATTCAAAATTATCTTGATTCATCCCCCCGTGAGGAATTGCCAAAACATTTGACCCTTCACCCATTCCAATATAAAGGATTAGTCAATCAAATAATAGATAGTAAATGGGTCGGTTTGAAAATAAATGAATTGTTAGTTGTAGAATATTATTCTCGTCAGACTTAA